The Rubripirellula amarantea genome includes the window AACACGATTACGCCGTCGCTGCAGAGACTTTGGAAGAGGCAAGCGAACTTGACGACACCGATCCTCGCATTGCGTACCTCTCCGCCCTCGCGTGGCAGACCTCGGATCCCAAGGAAGCGGAGAACTTCCTCAACAAAGCACTGCGGCTTAATCCGCGTCACGTTCCAAGTCTGCTCCTTCGCGCCGAGAAAGAGATTGACGCTGAAAGTTACGACGACGCCAAGCAAACCATTCGCCAAGTACTCGCAATCAACGTTCATGAACCTTTCGCTTGGGCTTTGTCCGCAGTGATCGATCACGTCGAAGGTCACTACGAGATTGAAAAGCTAAAGTATGCGGCCGCGACAACGCCTTACTCTCAGAACGCAAAAGTCGATCACTTGATCGGTCGCAAGCTGGCCGAGAAGTACCGTTTTGCCGAAGCCGCTCGTTACCAGCGTTTGGCTTTGGAAAAGGACAATAACTTTGCCGCCGCTAAATTCGAACTCTCTCAAGATCTGCTTCGACTTGGTGAAGATGCCGAAGGCTGGATGATGGCGGAAGAGGCCGGCGAACGAGATCCGTATAACGTAGTCATTCATAATCTGATGACGTTAAAGGACCGTATGGAAACAATGGAAACGATCCACAGTGACGGCATCATTGTGCGAATGGATGCGAGAGAAGCGAAAATTTACGGCGACGCAGTGTTAGCTCTTCTCAGTGACGCCAAGAAATCACTCGCGCCGCGGTATGAGGCCGAGATTGACCGACCAATCGTGGTCGAGATCTTTGCCAACCAGAATGATTTTGCAATTCGAACGTTCGGATTGCCCGGTGGGGCTGGATATCTCGGTGTTTGCTTTGGACGAGTGATCACCGCCAACAGTCCATCATCGCAAGGCGAGCTACCGGCCAATTGGCAGAGCGTTTTGTGGCATGAATTTTGTCACGTTGTGACGCTCGAGAAAACTAAGAATCGCATGCCGCGTTGGCTAAGCGAAGGCATTTCCGTCTACGAAGAGCGAATCAAGGACTCTTCGTGGGGCGAGGCCATGTCGCCCCAGTATCGGAAGATGATCCTTGATGGGCAAATTACACCGGTTCAAAAGCTTAGCGGAGCATTCCTAAACCCGCCGTCGCCTCAACATTTGATGTTTGCCTACTTTCAGTCCTCGCTTGTCGTTGAGTACATCGTGGACGAGTACGGCATGGAGGCGTTGATTGGGATTCTGGACGATTGCGCGGCGGGAATCATGATCAACGATGCAATCGCTCGACACGTCGGATCGCTCGAACGACTGGAAACTCAGTGTAAGGAATACATCAAAGCAAGCGCTGATCAATTCGGTGCGGCGGTAGATTGGTCGCCCATGAGCGAACTGCCGAAGATGAACGCTGACGAATCACTAGCTTATGCGAAGTCTCACCCCAACCATTACGACTTGGTGATCAGTGTCGCTCGCCGACAAATCGCCGACGGTGACTTTGCCAGTGTCCGACCTCTGCTAGAAAACATGCAGCGTCTTGGTGCTTTGACGGGTAAGAGCGACGGCCCGCTGGACTTGCTTGCCCAGGTCTATCGTGGATTGAATGAAAAGGAACTGGAAGAAGCCGTCCTGCGTCAACGCGTTGAATTGGCCAGCAATCCCCTGGATGCTTTGTTGCGATTGATAGAGATCGATCGTGAAAAGCAAAGATGGGACCAGATGATTACCGATGCCAAAGAAATTCTGGCCATCCATCCGATGCGACCCGATGGACATCAGTTCCTTGCGGAAGCAGCCGAACGATCAGACAAGCATGCGATAGCCGCGGCAGCCCTAAAGTCACTCGGCGAGTTTGAACAGGTTGACCCTGCCGGTTGGCACTTTCGCCTCGCGAGTGCCTATCATGCCACCAACGCTCACGACGAAGCCATGCATCACGTACTGCGTGCTCTCGACGAGGCTCCTCGTTACCGTGATGCGCACTCGCTTCTGCTGCAAATTCACAAGTCTTCAACGGCCTCCCGCCAAGGATCCGAACCATGATGAATCGCCGCAAACTGATCTCATGGTTGGTCGTCACGTTGGGAGTCGTGTTTGCTACCGCAGCGATGGCCCAACGTCGCTGGTACCGAAACGACGACATCAGCGTTGATCGCCGGGGTGTACCAACGTGGGAAGTGGATCCGAGGTTCAAACACGACCTATTTACATTCGCTCGGGTTCGATACGACTCTTATGGTGGTCGAGGGCGCGGCGGCGGTGGTTGGCGGACCGACTACCCTGACTCGGATCTCAACTTTTCTCTTCGGCTGCATCAGTTAACGTCCCTGAAGGTAAATCCGAACCCGATCATTCTTGATTTGACGGACGAAAAATTATTCGACTATCCATTTCTCTACATGATTGAACCGGGAGCGTTGTATTTCAGCGAACCTGAAGTTGAAGCACTTCGGCAGTATTGCTTGCGTGGCGGCTTCTTGATGGTGGATGATTTTTGGGGTGATGCCCAGTACGAAAACTTGGCCGAGCAACTCAAACGAGTCTTTCCTGATCGCGAACCTTTTGAAGTCCCGCTCGAGCACGAGATTTTTCACTGCGTCTACGACATGAAAGAAAAACCGCAAGTACCCGCGATCAATTCAGCGTTTCGCACTGCCGATGGTCAAGTCGGTACTTGGGAAAATGCATGGGACGGCAGCGACACGCGGACGCCGCACTACCGCGCGATCACTGACGACGAAGACCGGATCATGGTTTTCATATGTCATAACACCGATCTCGGTGATGGCTGGGAACGCGAAGGTGAACAGAAATGGTACTTCGACGAATTTTCGGTCAAGCGTGCTTACCCAATGGGCATCAACATCGTCACCTACGCGATGACGCACTAGAGTTGAGTTATACGCCTAAAGCAGACGATGCGAGCGGTGCATTGCGTCTTTCTGGCATTCGGTAGTGAGCTCGCAGTCCACCTCGTTCGAAGTCCGCTTCCTTTACTGTTTCACTGCGAGACAGCAGACGTTTCCATCTCGGTCTCGACACAGCAGACGCCCGTCTGAAAGCACCACATGTGGCCATGCATCGGTCTTTGACAAGGCGGTGTATGAGGCCAACTCGGTGTATTGATGAGGCGATCGGCCTGCAGTCTCCACAAGCGTCAGGTCTCCATTGTTCGCGTAAACAATTAACCGATCATCGCTTGTCACAATGCAGGAGCCCTGCGATCCGACTTTGCCACCAACCCAGACTTCAACGCCAGTTTCCAGGTCAACACAATGCACGCCTCGCCAAGCCCAGTAAACGTACCCTTTGTGCACGAGCGGGCTGCAGACTCCCGACGCGACACCGTCGGTCTCCCACATCTTCGATGCACCATCAAGCGAGATACCGATCCGACACATCGCAGAGTGATTGTAAGCTGAAGTCACAATCACGGATTGCTCGGCTACTGCTGCGGTTGCGATGTTGTTCCCGTAATCAGTTGTCCATGGATAAGTAGCCACGGTCTTCCCCGCGTTGGGTCCTAAGATCTCGGTGACCACCAAGTTCCTTAACGTGAGCACAGCGGCACAGGATTCACCTTCGACCGTGATCGGCACGGGTCCACCAGTGTGTCCGGCCTCATCGCGATTCTCACTTCGCCACAATTCCGTCCCATCATGCTTGTTCAACGAGATCAAGTTGCCTTCCTTTGCCCCGACTTCAATGATCAATTGCTCGCCCACAACCAAAGGTGAGCTCGTGTAGCCATAGTCACGCTGCGTTCGCTTTCGCTTTGCAACCTCTGGCCGCTGCGATACTTGATAGCGATCATGCAGATTTAGCGCCCAGACATGCTTGCCATCCTCGTTGGTATCCCATGCATTGACGTCCCCATCCACACCAAGCGTAAAGAGCAGGCCAGACGCCGTATCACATTCGGGTGTCGAACACGCTCCCGAATAGAGTGCCTGATCGCCAACGGCGAAACGTCCATAGAGTGGCGATGGATAACTTTGCCGCCAGATCTCTTCACCAGTGGAGACGTCAAAACAGTAGATCGAATCTTGATTGTCGGACCAGCCTACGAAGTACACGTGAGGCCCCACGACAAGCGGCGATGAACTTCCTAAGCCAACCGTTGCTCGCCACAGTTCGCCTTTGATCCAGCTCTTGCCATCCCAACCAGACGATTCAGCGGAGACATCATTACGAAAAAGACCTCGCCAATGCGGCCAATCGTCAGCCTTCACCTTCGTAAACAGCATTCCTATTACGACAAGGCAAATCGTCCGAACAAGCGGCGACACAGATACACGTGCAGTTTTCATAGTTTGGCTTTGCGATCGTTTGCAAACGGTCATCGGTTTCGCCATCACTATACCGCGCCATACTCGCGACCATCACTCAATCGGATTTCCGCAGAACCCTCGTCGCCTAATAGCCAACCGCAGCCCATCGTTCACACTTCGGCTTTCAACTCATCCAGCAACTCTTGATGTTCATCGAGCCCATCTAACCATTCCGGTAACGAGTAGGGCAACAATTTGACGGGTCGCGCACTTGCGGGTCGTCCACGCTCGGATCTGAATTCCGGTCCGAATTGAGCTTCCAGCCAAGTGTTCAACATACTGGCACGGTCAACGTCGAATTTTGAGAACTGATCGCTGGCAATTTCCGACAGAGCGGACTTCGTGAACTTATCCACTAGTCGTTCACTACGCGATTGCTCGACTGAAAGCCACGCCGTTCGATGATTCAACATCTCTGTTCCGGCGAATGTCTTACCGTGATTGAACCGCTCGGACCACGGCCGCTTCTGGAACAATGCCCACTCGCGGATGATCGCGGTGCGACGCGAATTTTGACGCAGCTCTTCCGACGGAATCAGCCTGACGAGCCGCTCGAACGTATCGCTGTTTTGCGAAGTCATCGTCTTGCGTCGCATCCGGACTAGCTGTTCTAGGGCAGCATGTTCAGCCGGTTCAGAAAATCGCAACAGGGTCGCGATGCCTTCACGGCCTTCAACGATAAGCTGCCTTGAACGCTTGGACCAATCCAACAGCACCTCAACAGCCACGTTGGTCGTTTCCTCAACGCCGCTGAGTTTATCCAATTCAAGAGTGCCATTAGCGTCCCTCTTGTTCAAACGAGAAGTCGAGTTGAGATACTCAAGCACTTCAGAAAGCGAAACGTATGTTCCCATCGGATCGTAACCAGACAACTCTCTTTTTAGGTTTGCCGAAAACTTGACCCAATCGCGAGACGAAAACCCTGTCGCTAGTGAATACGTCGTGTCGCGACTGGTCAGCAACGCCATCGGGGAAAGTTCGCTCGACCAACTTCTATCAAGTCGAAGACTCGTTACCTGGTCGACATTCGGGGGAACCTTTGCAAACATGGATTCGCGCCACTGGATGTCCATCGCTGGCAGGGTTAGATAGCGATGCGAAAAGGTAAACAGAAACGGCAACCCAATGGCAATCGCAAGGTAGCCGAGGCTGCGACCATAGAATCCTTGGTCCATCGTTCCGTCCAGCCAGCGTCGACATAGTCGCCAAGACGCAAACATCATCACGGGCACGATGGCACCCACGGTCACAATGTAGTCGGGATAGATCTCAAAGAACCAAGCCACGATACCGGGCAAGATCGACAGGACAACCAATGAAGCAAAGAAGCTAAGCACCGGTCTCTTCATCAACATCGAAATAAAAACCGCGATCGACCATCCCGCGACCAAGCAAACGACAGCCATCGCTTGATCGTAAGCCTGAATGCCGGGCCTTTGCGTGACGTGAACACACGCCCATGTGGGAATCACTGCCGCGAACAGAAACCCCGCGGATACCACCACCCGTGTCCACCACACCTTTGTCGGTGAGATCCCTCGGTCAGCGAAAAACGCACATTGCCGTTTGACTGAATCGCCGTAGAACGTCATCGCACCAAGGGACGTGTACGACAACGCCATCGCGATTACTGCAAAAGGTGTGGCCGCCGCACTTCGATGGCTCCAATCGTCAATCTCAAAAACCATGACGGCAAGAGCGGCAATCCAGATGACAATGACACTGGTGATCCCAATCGGAAACGTCTGTCGTATTTGTTGCCACAGCAAAGCAGCATTTACCGATGGTCTGCTCAGCAAAGCCTGCGACGGAGGTCGATATGCATTCTCGGGCGATGCGAATGCGTCGACGACTCGCGATCTAGATTCGGCAACGCAAAGACGTCGACGTCCAAGCCAAAAAATCAGTGCCAAAAGTGCTACCGAGATCATGACGTTACTGACGACTAGCAATAGCGTCGATCCAACGCCTTGGTTCATGGTCATGTTGCTAACCACAGCTAAGAACCAAATCGCAAACGGGAACGTGGCAAAAAGTGCCACGATGCCTGAAATTGGCGAACGAAATAGAAACGAAGTGATAAATCCCAGCATCAGCACAACGAAGCTGACATACGTGTAGGCGACACCAACCTTTAGCAGCAGACCGAACGAACTATCCAATTCGACCTGTTGTGGTATCCGATCCGCCAAGACGTATTGCAGCCCCAGCATCAACGTTGCAGCGATCCACGTGATCAACAACCAAACCGCCGACACAACGAGCTTGCTCGTGATAACGTAGTGCCACTTGACCGGCAAACCTCGCATCCACGCCAGCGTTCCGTTTTCCTCTTCCGTTCCCACCAACATCGCCGCCGCTCCGATCGCGAAGACGAATGGCAACATGAACCAGATCGCAAAACTGGCAAACAAGTTCGCCGCCGGTGCTTCGCTGGTCGCGATTGAAAGGGGATAGGCGATCAAGTTGAACAGAAACACGCCTGCAAGTATCGCGATTCCTAATGATCGAATTAGCCGCTCGTCCTTCCATGCCAGCGACATGTATTGAGCGCGTCGCGAATCGAAACTCTGGCTACTCATGATGCAACCTCCTGAGTACGAGATTCATCGTGATAGGAACGAGGCCGCGTGGCGCGATGATCACAAACTGCGACAAAGATATCTTCGAGTGTCGGTGAAGTGACCACCACATGAGCAAAACAGGGCTGGTTTCGGAATCCGTCCATTGCCTGGTCATCGAGGTTCATGACCACCCATCGAATCTGCCTCGCGTTGGAAGCCTCGGTCAGCACATTGCCCGGTGGCAAGGGATACGCCGCATCCGAATGGTCAAGCGTCGCGGTGACGATGCAAGTTGACGATTTCAAGTCTTCTAAACGTTGAACGATTTTTACTTTGCCGGCGTGAACGATGGCGACCCAATCCGCAACCCGCTCCACTTCGCTGATTTGGTGGCTCGACAACAAAACAGTCCGTCCTGAGGCAGCCCGCTTCACCATCGACTCTAAAAAATGTCGGCGCACCATCGGATCGAGCCCACTGGTGGGTTCATCCAGGATCAATAGTTCGGGATCGTGAGCCGTGGCTAGCGCAAGTGCCACCTTCGCTCGCTGCCCTTTGCTGAGTGATTTGATTTTGATTCCTGTGGGAACATCAAACTCGGCCAGCAGAGACAAATACGCTTCGGGAAATCCGGGTCCATAGAATGCGGACGTAAACCATCCAATCTCTTCTGGTTTCATCCATTCGTACAACGCCGGCGAGTCCGAGACGTATCCGATTCTGCGACGAATCTCTAGAGATTGTTGCTCGCAGTTCATCCCCAGAACCGTTGCCGTCCCGGAATCGGGTTTAAGATATCCCGTCAAGATGCGTATCATCGTCGTCTTACCCGCTCCGTTCTCGCCAAGCACAGCGAACACAGTCCCGGCGGGCACCTCCAACGTCGCGTGACTCAGGGCTTCCTTGGAACCATAACGCTTCGAGATCTGATCGAGCTTGATGACGGTCATTGAGGTGTCAGCATTCATGAACTCGCTCCATTGTTGGAAACTCGTTTGGCCAATTCCGATTCAAACTGTTCGCGAATGTCATCGGCTGACATTCCACCTGCGATCGCGTCATCGAGCACCCTGCACAGGGCATCACCGACAATCGTGTTACGGGCTTTGGTGCAACGAGAGACCGCATCACGGCGAACCGTCAGCCCGCGTCCCCGCAATGGCTCCAGCACAAGATCCGCCTGCAACTGAGTGTAAGCCCGAGCAATCGTGTTGGGGTTGATCGCTAAATCCGCCGCCAATTGCCGGACGCTTGGAACCATTTGGCCACCGACTAGCGTTCCGTCGGCGACCGCCAACTTAACTTGGCGGACAAGCTGTTCGTAAATCGGGACTTCGTCAGACGGGTCGATTGAAAAAAACATCCGTCGGCCTCCTCACGGCTGGTGTACTGCCGTAATGGTACAGCAGTTCGTCAGCGAGTCAAGTAAAAAGACCAGGCCTCAGCGAAGAATGTTTTCTTGGTTAGGATGGTGACTTGATCTCCTTCCAACCGGTTCCGTTTGTTTCTTCCTCCCCACCATTCGCCGGTGCACTATGCAGCTTCGCTTCTTGTTTCTTGGATTGTTGTTGATGGCTTCGACGTCGGCCTGCGTCGCGCAAGTCCTGCCCAATGAAAAGCACGGCGATTCACAGGACAAGTTTTTCCAAATCGAATCTTGGTTGCCGACGCCAAGCAATACTCGAACCGCTTCGGGTGCGCCCGGGCCGGACTATTGGCAACAGCGTGCCGACTACGAGATTGACGTCACCCTTGATGACCAGGACCAAGCGATCCGCGGCTCTGCGAAGATTCTTTATCACAACCACTCGCCGCATGCACTTAGCTACCTTTGGATTCAACTTGACCAAAACCGCTTCCGTTCTGGTTCTGATTCAGTTCTATCAACGCCGGCTCCGAAACTGAGTCCCAAGATTCTCTTTCGCGACATCGGCAACATCCTGGCTCAGGAAGTCTTCGAAGGCGGATTCAAAGTCAGTAAGGTCGTCGATGATCAAGGCCAGGAATTACCGCACATCGTCAACCAGACCATGATGCGTATTGACTTGCCATCGCCCATCAATCCAGGTCAGTCGTATGCGATGCAAATTGATTACTCGTACAACATTGTGGACGCCAAAGTCATGTGGGCGAGGGCGGGTTACGAGTATTTCGAGAAGGACAAGAACTACATCTACGAAATCGCCCAGTGGTATCCACGCGTTGTTGCCTACACCGACTACACCGGTTGGCAGCACAAACAATTCTTGGGTCGTGGCGAATTCACATTGGAACTTGGCGACTACCTCGTTCGCATCACCGCCCCCAAGGACATGGTGGTCGCGGCGACGGGAGTGCTCCAGAACAGCAGTGACGTGCTTGAACAAACATGGCTTAACCGTTTAGCCGAAGCTCGTGTATCCGACGAACCGATGTTCATCATTACGCCGGAAGAAGCGAAGGAGAACGAGAGCAACCACTCTCGCCGAACCAAGACATGGATTTTTTCGGCGCGAAACGTTCGTGATTTCGCG containing:
- a CDS encoding tetratricopeptide repeat protein — encoded protein: MLYRSLAVIALLWIVPSAMAANFGDTLQTFRSGEYEAAESAAREQVEGGVWNERWSRLLIECELTRGDHASAIKTYEAAVSRYSTSMALRLLGIESYQQAGMDEKAMAEMIEFEKRLLSSPTRYVTRDNLLAIGRYLAMRGEDAREILKRFYDRVRDADPTYTDVFIATAELAIDKHDYAVAAETLEEASELDDTDPRIAYLSALAWQTSDPKEAENFLNKALRLNPRHVPSLLLRAEKEIDAESYDDAKQTIRQVLAINVHEPFAWALSAVIDHVEGHYEIEKLKYAAATTPYSQNAKVDHLIGRKLAEKYRFAEAARYQRLALEKDNNFAAAKFELSQDLLRLGEDAEGWMMAEEAGERDPYNVVIHNLMTLKDRMETMETIHSDGIIVRMDAREAKIYGDAVLALLSDAKKSLAPRYEAEIDRPIVVEIFANQNDFAIRTFGLPGGAGYLGVCFGRVITANSPSSQGELPANWQSVLWHEFCHVVTLEKTKNRMPRWLSEGISVYEERIKDSSWGEAMSPQYRKMILDGQITPVQKLSGAFLNPPSPQHLMFAYFQSSLVVEYIVDEYGMEALIGILDDCAAGIMINDAIARHVGSLERLETQCKEYIKASADQFGAAVDWSPMSELPKMNADESLAYAKSHPNHYDLVISVARRQIADGDFASVRPLLENMQRLGALTGKSDGPLDLLAQVYRGLNEKELEEAVLRQRVELASNPLDALLRLIEIDREKQRWDQMITDAKEILAIHPMRPDGHQFLAEAAERSDKHAIAAAALKSLGEFEQVDPAGWHFRLASAYHATNAHDEAMHHVLRALDEAPRYRDAHSLLLQIHKSSTASRQGSEP
- a CDS encoding DUF4159 domain-containing protein is translated as MNRRKLISWLVVTLGVVFATAAMAQRRWYRNDDISVDRRGVPTWEVDPRFKHDLFTFARVRYDSYGGRGRGGGGWRTDYPDSDLNFSLRLHQLTSLKVNPNPIILDLTDEKLFDYPFLYMIEPGALYFSEPEVEALRQYCLRGGFLMVDDFWGDAQYENLAEQLKRVFPDREPFEVPLEHEIFHCVYDMKEKPQVPAINSAFRTADGQVGTWENAWDGSDTRTPHYRAITDDEDRIMVFICHNTDLGDGWEREGEQKWYFDEFSVKRAYPMGINIVTYAMTH
- a CDS encoding outer membrane protein assembly factor BamB family protein, which gives rise to MKTARVSVSPLVRTICLVVIGMLFTKVKADDWPHWRGLFRNDVSAESSGWDGKSWIKGELWRATVGLGSSSPLVVGPHVYFVGWSDNQDSIYCFDVSTGEEIWRQSYPSPLYGRFAVGDQALYSGACSTPECDTASGLLFTLGVDGDVNAWDTNEDGKHVWALNLHDRYQVSQRPEVAKRKRTQRDYGYTSSPLVVGEQLIIEVGAKEGNLISLNKHDGTELWRSENRDEAGHTGGPVPITVEGESCAAVLTLRNLVVTEILGPNAGKTVATYPWTTDYGNNIATAAVAEQSVIVTSAYNHSAMCRIGISLDGASKMWETDGVASGVCSPLVHKGYVYWAWRGVHCVDLETGVEVWVGGKVGSQGSCIVTSDDRLIVYANNGDLTLVETAGRSPHQYTELASYTALSKTDAWPHVVLSDGRLLCRDRDGNVCCLAVKQ
- a CDS encoding ABC transporter permease codes for the protein MSSQSFDSRRAQYMSLAWKDERLIRSLGIAILAGVFLFNLIAYPLSIATSEAPAANLFASFAIWFMLPFVFAIGAAAMLVGTEEENGTLAWMRGLPVKWHYVITSKLVVSAVWLLITWIAATLMLGLQYVLADRIPQQVELDSSFGLLLKVGVAYTYVSFVVLMLGFITSFLFRSPISGIVALFATFPFAIWFLAVVSNMTMNQGVGSTLLLVVSNVMISVALLALIFWLGRRRLCVAESRSRVVDAFASPENAYRPPSQALLSRPSVNAALLWQQIRQTFPIGITSVIVIWIAALAVMVFEIDDWSHRSAAATPFAVIAMALSYTSLGAMTFYGDSVKRQCAFFADRGISPTKVWWTRVVVSAGFLFAAVIPTWACVHVTQRPGIQAYDQAMAVVCLVAGWSIAVFISMLMKRPVLSFFASLVVLSILPGIVAWFFEIYPDYIVTVGAIVPVMMFASWRLCRRWLDGTMDQGFYGRSLGYLAIAIGLPFLFTFSHRYLTLPAMDIQWRESMFAKVPPNVDQVTSLRLDRSWSSELSPMALLTSRDTTYSLATGFSSRDWVKFSANLKRELSGYDPMGTYVSLSEVLEYLNSTSRLNKRDANGTLELDKLSGVEETTNVAVEVLLDWSKRSRQLIVEGREGIATLLRFSEPAEHAALEQLVRMRRKTMTSQNSDTFERLVRLIPSEELRQNSRRTAIIREWALFQKRPWSERFNHGKTFAGTEMLNHRTAWLSVEQSRSERLVDKFTKSALSEIASDQFSKFDVDRASMLNTWLEAQFGPEFRSERGRPASARPVKLLPYSLPEWLDGLDEHQELLDELKAEV
- a CDS encoding ABC transporter ATP-binding protein; translated protein: MNADTSMTVIKLDQISKRYGSKEALSHATLEVPAGTVFAVLGENGAGKTTMIRILTGYLKPDSGTATVLGMNCEQQSLEIRRRIGYVSDSPALYEWMKPEEIGWFTSAFYGPGFPEAYLSLLAEFDVPTGIKIKSLSKGQRAKVALALATAHDPELLILDEPTSGLDPMVRRHFLESMVKRAASGRTVLLSSHQISEVERVADWVAIVHAGKVKIVQRLEDLKSSTCIVTATLDHSDAAYPLPPGNVLTEASNARQIRWVVMNLDDQAMDGFRNQPCFAHVVVTSPTLEDIFVAVCDHRATRPRSYHDESRTQEVAS
- a CDS encoding GntR family transcriptional regulator, translated to MFFSIDPSDEVPIYEQLVRQVKLAVADGTLVGGQMVPSVRQLAADLAINPNTIARAYTQLQADLVLEPLRGRGLTVRRDAVSRCTKARNTIVGDALCRVLDDAIAGGMSADDIREQFESELAKRVSNNGASS